One Calorimonas adulescens DNA window includes the following coding sequences:
- the ftsL gene encoding cell division protein FtsL, with protein MEKLFKIILFSAFILYTSITVINQQMTIRQLELRKAELNTQIVEAKNENKRLQQELKEASSDSYVEKVAREKLNLVKDGDIIYVDVGGASDPLKGAGQ; from the coding sequence TACTTTTTTCAGCATTTATTCTCTATACATCAATAACAGTAATAAACCAGCAAATGACCATAAGACAGTTGGAATTAAGAAAAGCAGAGCTGAATACTCAGATAGTAGAGGCAAAAAATGAAAACAAGAGATTACAGCAAGAATTAAAAGAAGCCTCGTCAGATTCCTATGTCGAAAAGGTCGCAAGAGAAAAGCTCAATCTTGTAAAGGATGGGGACATCATCTATGTTGATGTGGGTGGGGCCAGTGACCCATTAAAGGGGGCTGGGCAATAG
- a CDS encoding Ppx/GppA phosphatase family protein, with protein sequence MLKAAVDIGTNSIRLLIMDTLLKKRILKRVSITRLGQGVDSGFLREEAMKRTLNVIKGYVSEARNYGCSVMAYATSAVRSAQNKDEFLRMVKDETSIWVDVIDGETEAEIGFIGASALFPDDELKLVIDIGGGSTEFIKGRNNILNKFSLDMGSVRFTERFIVVDNICGLYKKVEDLLRPHLDDIKGAERIIGIGGTITNLAAVSMELDEYDESRVQGYYLRVEKIKEIRQKLCEISPDEMRNVKGLQKGREDIILAGTAILEKCLDLLESDGIYVSDWDNLEGYILSKEK encoded by the coding sequence ATGTTAAAGGCAGCAGTAGATATAGGGACCAACTCTATAAGACTCCTTATAATGGACACCCTTTTAAAGAAGAGGATTCTAAAAAGGGTCTCCATAACCAGGCTGGGGCAGGGAGTAGACAGTGGCTTTTTAAGAGAGGAAGCAATGAAAAGGACACTAAATGTCATAAAGGGGTATGTCAGCGAAGCCAGAAACTACGGATGCAGTGTAATGGCATATGCTACCAGTGCTGTCAGGAGTGCCCAAAATAAGGATGAATTTTTGCGTATGGTAAAAGACGAGACAAGCATATGGGTGGATGTTATAGATGGCGAAACAGAGGCCGAGATTGGCTTTATAGGGGCATCGGCCCTGTTTCCAGATGACGAACTGAAGCTTGTAATAGATATAGGCGGGGGCAGCACGGAGTTTATCAAAGGCAGGAATAATATTCTGAATAAGTTCAGTCTGGATATGGGCTCTGTCAGATTTACCGAGAGGTTTATTGTAGTTGACAATATATGCGGACTATATAAAAAGGTGGAAGATCTTTTAAGACCTCACCTGGATGATATTAAAGGTGCAGAAAGAATAATAGGCATAGGAGGTACTATCACAAACCTAGCTGCAGTCAGCATGGAACTGGATGAATATGACGAGTCCAGGGTACAGGGATATTATTTAAGAGTAGAAAAGATAAAAGAGATAAGGCAAAAGCTTTGCGAGATATCCCCGGATGAGATGAGGAATGTCAAGGGCCTTCAGAAAGGAAGGGAGGACATAATACTGGCTGGTACCGCCATCCTTGAGAAGTGCCTGGATTTGCTGGAATCAGACGGCATATATGTAAGCGACTGGGACAACCTTGAGGGATACATTCTGAGCAAGGAGAAATAA
- a CDS encoding S1 domain-containing RNA-binding protein, with the protein MPIEVGAVLEGTVKNITNFGAFVQLPDGKTGLVHISEVADIYVKDIRDHLKENDKVRVKVLSVDDGGKISLSIKRAVEKKKSGPMEYDRGRKQENFQSFEDRLAKFLKDSEEKQQQLKKHHESRGGRGNTRVKSFEY; encoded by the coding sequence ATGCCAATTGAAGTTGGAGCCGTTCTTGAAGGCACGGTGAAAAACATTACAAACTTTGGTGCCTTTGTCCAGCTCCCTGATGGGAAAACAGGATTGGTCCATATTTCGGAGGTGGCGGACATCTATGTAAAGGATATTCGGGATCACCTGAAGGAAAATGACAAGGTAAGGGTAAAGGTGCTCTCGGTAGACGATGGAGGAAAGATAAGCCTCTCCATTAAAAGAGCTGTTGAAAAAAAGAAGAGTGGGCCAATGGAGTATGACAGAGGGAGAAAACAGGAAAACTTTCAGTCTTTTGAGGATAGGCTGGCAAAGTTTCTAAAAGACAGTGAGGAAAAGCAGCAGCAACTTAAAAAGCACCATGAATCACGAGGTGGCAGGGGGAATACAAGGGTAAAGAGTTTTGAATACTAA
- the aroD gene encoding type I 3-dehydroquinate dehydratase, which produces MKTVKVKDITFNEGAPKICVPLVGKTEAEILDEVAYLNSVDFDLAEFRADFYEDVEDFAKVQSLLKKIRESYNKPLLFTFRTHKEGGVHEMSEEKYFALNRAAVESRCIDLIDVELFSTEEEVKKFIAFAKENNVKVIMSNHDFCKTPSKEELVNRLVKMQELGADITKIAVMPKSEEDVLTLLSATLEMKKEKGDRPCITMSMGSLGVITRLSGELFGSCMTFAAAKHVSAPGQISVKDARNILNLLHIS; this is translated from the coding sequence ATGAAAACAGTTAAAGTAAAAGATATTACTTTTAATGAAGGAGCACCAAAAATATGCGTTCCTTTAGTAGGAAAAACAGAAGCTGAAATTTTAGATGAAGTTGCCTATTTAAATTCTGTTGATTTTGACCTAGCAGAATTTAGAGCAGACTTTTATGAAGACGTAGAAGATTTTGCTAAAGTACAATCATTGCTTAAGAAAATACGAGAATCATACAATAAACCACTTTTATTTACCTTCAGAACACATAAAGAAGGCGGAGTTCATGAGATGTCAGAAGAAAAGTATTTTGCACTCAATCGTGCTGCTGTTGAAAGTAGATGTATTGATTTGATAGATGTTGAATTATTTAGCACAGAAGAAGAAGTAAAGAAATTCATCGCATTCGCAAAAGAAAATAATGTTAAAGTAATAATGTCTAATCATGATTTTTGTAAAACTCCATCTAAAGAAGAATTGGTAAATCGATTAGTTAAAATGCAGGAACTAGGCGCAGACATAACCAAAATAGCGGTGATGCCAAAATCTGAAGAAGATGTACTTACACTCCTTTCTGCCACATTAGAAATGAAAAAAGAAAAGGGCGATCGCCCATGTATTACAATGTCTATGGGATCACTTGGAGTAATAACTAGATTATCAGGAGAGTTATTTGGCTCGTGCATGACATTTGCAGCAGCAAAACATGTTTCAGCTCCAGGTCAGATAAGTGTAAAAGATGCAAGAAATATATTGAATCTGCTGCACATCTCCTAG
- a CDS encoding MFS transporter, with protein MKNKYLSTGIGLYINYIIHGAGTIILAQNTEFLSEKWGVKTGVVLWVISALGLGRIFSMVFSGALSDRFGRKPFILLGIVTYILFFLGILYSPTPQIGFIFAFLGGIANAFLDTGTYPALIEAFPERSGVASILVGFAVSWGQFLYPLLLAFLVSRELWLGYSFIIPAIFIGANAVFIATRKFPKYVKNIKNSTDEQVIGYEKNEKVRWFDAVVCVLYSFFCQATSYVVVNWLANYASEIAGVSVSGSRIIMSLYGAGAILCVPLTYKLEDHVKNDSNIVLIYSLVSVAAVMLLLLFKTPLMCGIFAMLIGIACEGGVMQLVLTIMTQFFPQSKGKCTGFYYSSSGLATFSIPIITGKIMIYGLQMIMVFDLIVALIALVLAIIIYERYRRIFG; from the coding sequence ATGAAAAATAAGTATCTTTCTACCGGAATAGGGCTATATATTAACTATATAATTCATGGTGCTGGAACAATAATTTTAGCTCAAAATACAGAATTCTTATCGGAAAAGTGGGGTGTCAAAACAGGGGTAGTTTTGTGGGTCATATCAGCTTTAGGATTAGGCAGGATATTTTCCATGGTATTCTCTGGAGCTTTGTCAGATCGTTTTGGACGTAAACCTTTTATTCTATTAGGTATTGTAACATATATTTTGTTCTTCTTAGGAATTTTATACAGCCCTACGCCCCAAATAGGTTTTATATTTGCATTTTTAGGTGGAATAGCAAATGCCTTTTTAGACACTGGAACTTATCCAGCTTTGATTGAAGCTTTCCCAGAGAGGTCCGGTGTTGCATCTATACTTGTTGGATTTGCTGTATCTTGGGGACAATTCCTTTATCCATTATTGTTGGCATTTCTAGTTTCTAGAGAGTTATGGTTAGGATATTCCTTTATTATTCCAGCGATATTTATCGGAGCAAATGCGGTCTTCATAGCGACAAGAAAATTCCCAAAATATGTGAAAAATATAAAAAATAGTACTGATGAACAAGTTATAGGCTATGAAAAAAATGAAAAAGTCAGATGGTTTGATGCTGTTGTGTGTGTACTATATTCTTTTTTCTGTCAAGCAACCTCATATGTGGTAGTAAATTGGTTAGCTAATTATGCATCAGAAATAGCAGGAGTTAGTGTATCAGGTTCAAGAATCATAATGAGTTTGTATGGAGCAGGTGCGATTTTATGCGTTCCATTGACATATAAACTCGAAGATCATGTAAAGAACGATTCAAACATAGTGCTTATTTATTCATTAGTATCTGTAGCAGCAGTAATGCTCTTGCTGCTTTTTAAAACTCCATTAATGTGTGGAATCTTTGCAATGCTCATTGGCATTGCTTGTGAAGGTGGAGTCATGCAGCTTGTACTGACTATCATGACACAATTTTTTCCGCAAAGCAAGGGAAAATGTACGGGTTTTTATTATTCCTCATCTGGTTTAGCAACATTTAGTATCCCAATAATAACAGGTAAAATAATGATCTATGGATTACAGATGATTATGGTTTTTGACTTAATTGTCGCACTTATTGCCTTAGTATTAGCAATTATTATATATGAGAGATATAGAAGAATATTTGGATAA